Proteins from a single region of Campylobacter sputorum:
- the gmk gene encoding guanylate kinase encodes MAGQILVISGPSGSGKSTLLERLLKEEDGIYFSISSTTRDIRDGEKNGVNYHYISQDEFKQGIENGDFLEWAKVHKNYYGTSLKPVKEALEQDKIVIFDIDVQGFKIVMSKFADITTSLFITTKDQKELKKRLQNRGTDSDDTIEQRIFNAVGEMEHILEYDYFFINDDLERSYKNLRSILNCMRIKSSNINLRESINNWLES; translated from the coding sequence TTGGCTGGACAAATTTTAGTTATTTCTGGGCCTAGCGGTAGTGGTAAAAGCACACTTTTAGAAAGATTACTAAAAGAAGAAGATGGAATTTATTTTTCTATATCTTCTACAACAAGAGATATTAGAGATGGCGAGAAAAATGGTGTAAATTATCATTACATATCTCAAGATGAATTTAAGCAAGGTATAGAAAATGGCGATTTTTTGGAGTGGGCTAAGGTTCATAAAAATTATTACGGAACTTCATTAAAGCCTGTTAAAGAAGCATTAGAGCAAGATAAAATCGTTATTTTTGATATAGATGTTCAAGGTTTTAAAATAGTAATGTCAAAATTTGCAGATATTACAACATCTTTATTTATAACAACAAAAGATCAAAAAGAACTTAAAAAAAGACTTCAAAATAGAGGCACAGATAGCGATGATACTATAGAACAGAGGATTTTTAATGCAGTTGGAGAGATGGAACATATTTTAGAATATGATTATTTCTTTATAAATGATGATTTGGAGCGATCATATAAAAATTTGCGTTCTATTTTAAATTGTATGCGTATAAAAAGTTCTAACATAAATTTACGCGAAAGCATAAATAATTGGTTAGAATCTTAA
- a CDS encoding twin-arginine translocase TatA/TatE family subunit codes for MGFSSISHWVIVLIIIVLLFGAKKIPELAKGVGKGIKTFKKELEDDENVASKTKDELEDKKA; via the coding sequence ATGGGATTTTCAAGTATTAGCCATTGGGTTATAGTTTTAATTATTATAGTTTTGCTTTTTGGAGCAAAAAAGATACCAGAACTTGCAAAGGGCGTTGGTAAGGGAATTAAAACATTTAAAAAAGAGTTAGAAGATGATGAAAATGTCGCATCTAAAACAAAAGATGAATTAGAAGATAAAAAAGCATAA
- the argS gene encoding arginine--tRNA ligase, which produces MKNIVLNEIKNILGFDVILEKPKDRNLAHYASPVAFSFAKEMKKSPKIIAEELAKKFVNSDIFSEITAVNGYLNFKLSNNFLNLLALNALNHSSDFAKSDKKDEKILIEYISANPTGPLHIGHVRGAVYGDTLYRIGTHVGYDITTEYYINDAGNQIDLLGVSIILYAKDNLFNEKVSYPEKFYRGEYINELALKANELFGKEIFYDENYFEKLCLWAKDEVLKIIKKDLSDANISIQNWVSERSFYDKLDLTIQKLQKTGGMYKKDEKVWIKSSELGDEMDRVVIREDGRPTYLAGDIVYHNDKFERGFDKCINIWGADHHGYIKRMQSAIHFLGYDENKLEVILMQMVSLLKDSKPYKMSKRSGNVVLMSEVTQELGSDALRFIFVSKKNDTQLEFDIDSLKKQDSSNPIFYINYAHARINQVFGKANKNLNDVVDADFSNLSEDCKNLLFEALLLNEVLEDAFSSRQVQKLSDYLYALSSSFHKFYNDNRVVGSENENELLKLFGVVALCIKTGLSLMGIKAKDKMEH; this is translated from the coding sequence TTGAAAAATATTGTTTTAAACGAGATAAAAAATATCTTAGGTTTTGATGTTATTTTAGAAAAACCTAAAGATAGAAATTTAGCACATTATGCTAGTCCAGTAGCGTTTTCATTTGCAAAAGAGATGAAAAAATCTCCAAAAATTATAGCCGAAGAATTAGCTAAGAAATTTGTCAATAGTGATATTTTTAGCGAAATTACAGCAGTAAATGGATATTTGAATTTTAAATTATCAAATAATTTTTTAAATTTACTTGCTTTAAATGCATTAAATCATAGTAGCGATTTTGCTAAAAGTGACAAAAAAGATGAGAAAATACTTATAGAATACATTAGTGCAAATCCGACTGGACCGCTTCATATAGGTCATGTTAGAGGTGCTGTTTATGGTGATACATTGTATAGAATTGGAACTCATGTAGGTTATGATATCACTACGGAGTATTATATAAATGATGCTGGAAATCAAATAGATCTTCTTGGAGTTTCCATTATTTTATATGCAAAAGATAATTTATTTAACGAAAAAGTAAGTTATCCTGAAAAATTTTATAGAGGCGAGTATATAAATGAACTTGCACTAAAGGCAAATGAGCTTTTTGGCAAAGAAATTTTTTATGATGAAAATTACTTTGAAAAACTCTGTTTATGGGCAAAAGATGAAGTTTTAAAAATAATTAAAAAAGATTTAAGCGATGCAAATATCTCTATACAAAACTGGGTTAGCGAGAGAAGTTTTTATGATAAACTTGATTTAACTATACAAAAACTGCAAAAAACTGGCGGTATGTATAAAAAAGATGAAAAAGTTTGGATAAAATCAAGCGAACTTGGCGATGAGATGGATAGAGTTGTCATTAGAGAAGATGGTCGTCCAACATATCTAGCCGGAGATATAGTTTATCATAATGATAAATTTGAACGCGGTTTTGATAAATGTATAAATATCTGGGGTGCTGATCATCATGGCTATATAAAAAGAATGCAATCAGCCATTCATTTTTTGGGTTATGACGAAAATAAACTAGAAGTTATTTTAATGCAAATGGTAAGTTTGCTTAAAGACTCAAAGCCATACAAGATGAGTAAAAGATCTGGAAATGTTGTGCTTATGAGTGAGGTTACACAAGAGTTAGGTTCTGATGCATTGAGATTTATTTTTGTTAGCAAGAAAAACGACACACAGCTAGAATTTGACATTGATAGTCTTAAAAAACAAGATAGCTCAAACCCTATTTTTTATATAAATTATGCTCATGCAAGGATAAATCAAGTTTTTGGTAAAGCTAACAAAAATTTAAATGATGTTGTAGATGCAGATTTTTCAAATTTAAGCGAGGATTGTAAAAATTTACTTTTCGAAGCACTTCTTTTAAATGAAGTCTTAGAAGATGCCTTTAGCTCAAGACAGGTACAAAAGCTTAGCGATTATCTATATGCTTTATCATCAAGCTTTCATAAATTTTATAATGATAATAGGGTTGTTGGTAGCGAAAATGAAAATGAGCTTCTAAAACTTTTTGGAGTTGTTGCACTTTGTATCAAAACCGGATTATCATTAATGGGTATAAAAGCAAAAGATAAAATGGAGCATTAG
- a CDS encoding LysR substrate-binding domain-containing protein — translation MTLKQLEYFFEVCKNGSITKSAQNVGISQSTLSLSIKDLEKSLNTPLFDRIGKNLILNEKGKLFYKESLPIVLELINVKNKTKYGNKIKINLHSSQNIGMYLLPKILLKFDEMATIDLKITNSEMIISNILNNTCDIGIIESSKYNSSLITKKICDDELVVITGDKNFSQKEFFIDEICNEKWILRENGSGLKYTFLANIPSGVNLNIIMQINNTKTIIELIRKERIFSCIPKFILENEAKNEIFEVKIKNIKFIRYLNLIYRKEKEKNSTFMNFCDELCNSLNNTHKS, via the coding sequence ATGACATTAAAACAGCTAGAATATTTTTTTGAAGTTTGTAAAAATGGCAGTATTACAAAATCTGCTCAAAATGTAGGTATATCGCAATCAACATTGAGTTTATCTATAAAAGATTTAGAAAAATCTTTAAATACGCCTCTTTTTGATAGAATTGGTAAAAATTTGATATTAAACGAAAAGGGCAAACTGTTTTACAAAGAAAGTTTACCAATAGTTTTAGAATTAATTAATGTAAAAAATAAAACAAAATATGGCAATAAAATAAAAATAAATCTTCACTCTAGCCAAAATATTGGCATGTACCTACTTCCAAAAATTCTCTTAAAATTTGATGAAATGGCAACAATAGACTTAAAAATTACAAATAGTGAAATGATAATATCAAATATACTAAACAATACCTGCGACATTGGAATCATAGAAAGCTCAAAATACAACTCATCTTTGATAACAAAAAAAATTTGTGATGATGAATTAGTTGTAATTACGGGCGATAAAAATTTTAGTCAAAAAGAGTTTTTTATAGATGAAATTTGTAATGAAAAATGGATATTAAGAGAAAATGGCTCTGGATTAAAATATACATTTTTAGCAAATATACCAAGCGGCGTAAATTTAAATATAATTATGCAAATAAATAACACAAAAACTATAATTGAATTGATTAGAAAAGAGAGAATTTTTAGCTGCATTCCTAAATTTATACTAGAAAATGAAGCTAAAAATGAGATATTTGAAGTAAAAATAAAAAATATCAAATTTATACGCTATTTAAATTTGATATACAGAAAAGAAAAAGAAAAAAATAGCACTTTTATGAATTTTTGCGATGAACTATGTAATAGTTTAAACAATACTCACAAATCCTAA
- a CDS encoding YeiH family protein: MYKNINKVSKKQIAHEKIFKKRKNRAYILLFVLTMCSFGLSKMQPFSTLGLSPLIIAIILGAFFGNIARNLTSLLIRTGVIAISTKQILRLGIIFYGFRITIDDIIYVGAKGVILSACVVFLTFFIGYFIGRALRIEKKLSALIASGSSICGAAAVLATNSVIKGKSEHVGVAICTVVVFGTIGMFAYPILFKMGLFDLDVSHMGVLMGGTLHEVAHAVAAGAAVGGEGANNSVIIKMLRVLMLVPFLIMIGLLSFGDEKEKKKRNLKSSVPYFALWFLVAVGVGSISFFPKFTLPYIELFDTFLLSVAMCALGFTIRKDVLKNAGFKPFLQAIIIAIWLLAFGYFFVKYFI, translated from the coding sequence ATGTATAAAAATATCAACAAAGTATCTAAAAAACAGATAGCTCATGAGAAAATTTTTAAAAAACGAAAAAATAGAGCTTATATTTTGCTCTTTGTGTTGACAATGTGCTCTTTTGGTTTATCGAAAATGCAGCCATTTTCTACACTTGGATTAAGTCCTCTTATAATTGCAATTATACTTGGAGCTTTTTTTGGAAATATAGCGAGAAATCTGACATCTCTTCTTATTAGAACTGGCGTGATTGCTATTAGCACAAAACAGATTTTAAGGCTTGGAATTATATTTTATGGATTTAGAATAACTATAGATGATATTATTTATGTTGGTGCAAAAGGTGTTATTTTATCTGCTTGTGTGGTTTTTTTGACATTTTTTATCGGATATTTTATAGGCAGAGCTTTGAGAATAGAAAAAAAATTATCAGCACTGATAGCATCTGGAAGTTCTATTTGCGGTGCTGCTGCAGTTTTAGCGACAAATAGTGTTATAAAAGGTAAAAGCGAGCATGTTGGAGTTGCGATTTGCACGGTTGTTGTTTTTGGAACTATTGGAATGTTTGCTTATCCTATTTTATTTAAAATGGGTCTATTTGATTTAGATGTTTCTCATATGGGAGTTTTGATGGGTGGAACTTTGCATGAGGTAGCCCATGCTGTTGCAGCTGGAGCTGCTGTTGGAGGCGAGGGTGCAAATAATTCTGTCATAATAAAAATGCTTAGAGTTTTGATGCTTGTGCCATTTTTGATAATGATAGGACTTTTATCATTTGGCGATGAAAAAGAAAAGAAAAAGAGAAATTTAAAATCTTCTGTGCCGTATTTTGCATTATGGTTTTTAGTTGCCGTTGGTGTTGGCTCAATTAGTTTTTTTCCTAAATTTACACTGCCTTATATAGAGCTTTTCGATACATTTTTATTAAGTGTTGCTATGTGTGCACTTGGCTTTACAATCAGAAAAGATGTGCTAAAAAATGCTGGATTTAAGCCATTTTTACAAGCAATAATAATAGCTATTTGGCTTTTGGCTTTTGGATATTTTTTTGTAAAATATTTTATATAA
- a CDS encoding c-type cytochrome: MKKLVIASILACFTAGSVFGADGATIFKKCIACHGTKAEKSYLNKVPVLTQVDPATRLEDMKAYKAGTVNGGKGKFNMGAVMKLQMSSLSEEDMKAVNDYISTLK, encoded by the coding sequence ATGAAAAAGTTAGTTATAGCTAGTATTTTAGCATGTTTTACTGCTGGATCAGTTTTTGGGGCTGATGGTGCTACTATTTTTAAAAAATGTATAGCATGTCATGGTACCAAAGCTGAAAAAAGCTATCTAAATAAAGTTCCAGTACTTACACAAGTTGATCCTGCAACAAGACTTGAAGATATGAAAGCTTATAAAGCTGGAACAGTAAATGGCGGTAAAGGTAAATTTAATATGGGTGCTGTTATGAAGCTTCAAATGTCTTCACTATCTGAAGAGGATATGAAAGCGGTAAATGATTATATTTCAACATTGAAATAA
- the ccoS gene encoding cbb3-type cytochrome oxidase assembly protein CcoS gives MSVEIIALMLSVSIFLGLIALGALLWALKNRQFDDHDKFLRATQNDGEDALNDAYNMEIKKKEALKKKSGSKSFPMY, from the coding sequence ATGAGCGTAGAAATAATAGCTTTAATGCTAAGCGTGTCCATATTTCTTGGTCTTATAGCCTTAGGGGCTTTGCTTTGGGCTTTAAAAAATAGACAATTTGACGATCATGATAAATTTTTAAGAGCAACTCAAAATGATGGAGAAGACGCACTAAATGATGCATATAATATGGAAATAAAGAAAAAAGAAGCTTTGAAAAAAAAGTCGGGAAGCAAGAGCTTCCCGATGTATTAA
- a CDS encoding heavy metal translocating P-type ATPase: MSQQKCEHCKLKFDTNSMISDENGLKFCCNGCKNVYHILNEYGFSEFYDRLGKNTLQPVTQSTTNTDSIDYIYKNYVTKTDDGFDEIYIIIERIHCLACIWLNEKILFNTKGIVEADINATTNKAKIVWDSNEISLKEIFEKIKLIGYNPTPYDAKRAEIRANSLRREFYAKLLVGIFGVMNIMWIAIANYAGYFSGIDKDIKSVLAFGEFTLATLVLFYTGSVFFKGALIALKTKMPNMDLLVASGASIAYVYSIYAMFSRVGETYFDSVAMIITFVFIGKYLEILSQKRATDTLDSLSSFMLSDVFVLQDGKSVEKNINEIKKGEIIILNSGQKVLIDGVILSGEGSFDYSSLSGESIPVYKTKGDEITSGAICLNGSLTYEAKNEFKNSTLSKIINLLQNATSKKPKIQNIANAISSKFSLAILILATISFIFWYAKTGNFSISMLIFISVIIIACPCAIALATPISSIVGLNVALKKGILFKEAKFIEDLSKCDTVIFDKTGTLTKAKLSVSKVEIYEKFDISLLYSLVLASNHPISISIKEYIKNSYGNLHILKLSEIKDITAKGMSAKFENKIIYGGSYNLMKELGFDCQKSNFSNYFFAINNKIVAKFELKDEIKDSAYELIKSLKENGLKTIMLSGDNENAVKEVSQNLKIQEYKSELSPIQKAQFIENLNKKGHSVVMVGDGINDALALSYARVSICVGNGADISLEKSDIVLLGNEILNLKNAFLIAKHTYKIIKQNLIFSLIYNSLTIPLAMCGYIIPLFAALSMSFSSIIVVLNALRIKSIKEIK; encoded by the coding sequence ATGTCTCAACAAAAATGTGAACACTGTAAACTTAAATTTGATACAAATTCCATGATAAGCGATGAAAATGGTCTTAAATTTTGCTGCAATGGTTGTAAAAATGTTTACCATATACTAAACGAATATGGATTTAGTGAGTTTTACGATAGACTTGGTAAAAATACACTCCAACCTGTAACACAAAGCACAACAAATACTGATAGCATAGATTATATATATAAAAACTATGTTACAAAAACGGATGATGGCTTTGATGAAATTTACATAATAATAGAAAGAATTCATTGTCTTGCTTGTATTTGGTTAAATGAAAAAATACTTTTTAACACAAAAGGGATCGTAGAAGCTGATATAAACGCTACTACAAACAAAGCTAAAATCGTCTGGGATAGTAATGAAATTTCACTAAAAGAGATATTTGAAAAAATTAAACTAATCGGCTACAATCCAACTCCATATGATGCCAAAAGAGCAGAAATAAGGGCAAACTCACTAAGAAGAGAATTTTATGCAAAACTTCTAGTTGGGATTTTTGGCGTTATGAATATTATGTGGATAGCTATAGCAAATTATGCTGGATATTTTAGCGGCATAGATAAAGATATAAAAAGCGTATTAGCATTTGGGGAATTTACACTTGCTACGCTTGTATTGTTTTACACTGGTAGCGTATTTTTCAAAGGTGCATTAATAGCTTTAAAAACCAAAATGCCAAATATGGATCTGCTTGTAGCAAGTGGGGCAAGTATAGCTTATGTTTATTCTATATATGCTATGTTTTCAAGAGTCGGTGAGACATATTTTGACTCTGTTGCAATGATAATTACATTTGTTTTTATAGGAAAATATTTAGAAATTTTAAGTCAAAAAAGAGCCACAGATACGCTTGATTCTTTAAGTTCTTTTATGCTCTCAGATGTCTTTGTGTTGCAAGATGGAAAAAGTGTAGAAAAAAACATAAATGAGATAAAAAAAGGTGAAATTATCATACTAAATAGCGGACAAAAGGTTTTAATCGATGGCGTTATATTAAGTGGCGAAGGAAGTTTTGATTATTCAAGTTTAAGCGGAGAGAGCATTCCTGTATATAAAACAAAAGGCGACGAAATAACAAGCGGAGCGATATGTTTAAATGGTAGTTTAACTTACGAAGCAAAAAATGAATTTAAAAATTCTACTTTATCAAAAATCATAAATTTACTTCAAAACGCTACTTCTAAAAAACCAAAAATTCAAAATATCGCAAATGCCATATCATCTAAATTTTCTCTTGCTATTTTGATTTTAGCGACTATAAGCTTTATTTTTTGGTATGCAAAAACTGGAAATTTTTCTATATCTATGCTTATTTTTATATCTGTTATTATCATAGCTTGCCCTTGTGCGATAGCGCTTGCTACACCTATTTCATCGATAGTTGGATTAAATGTAGCTTTAAAAAAGGGTATTCTTTTTAAAGAGGCTAAATTTATAGAAGATTTATCAAAATGCGATACGGTTATTTTTGATAAAACAGGAACACTTACAAAAGCAAAACTTAGTGTTAGCAAAGTTGAAATTTATGAAAAGTTTGACATAAGCTTGCTTTATTCACTTGTTTTAGCCTCAAACCACCCAATAAGCATTAGTATAAAAGAGTATATAAAAAATAGTTATGGAAATTTACACATATTAAAACTTAGTGAGATAAAAGATATAACAGCAAAAGGAATGAGTGCTAAATTTGAAAATAAAATAATTTATGGCGGAAGCTACAATCTAATGAAAGAACTTGGCTTTGATTGTCAAAAAAGCAATTTTAGTAACTATTTTTTTGCTATAAATAATAAAATAGTAGCCAAATTTGAACTAAAAGATGAAATCAAAGATAGTGCATATGAACTTATAAAATCATTAAAAGAAAATGGTCTAAAAACGATAATGCTAAGCGGAGATAATGAAAATGCAGTAAAAGAAGTATCGCAAAATTTAAAAATACAAGAGTATAAAAGTGAACTTTCGCCTATACAAAAAGCACAATTTATAGAAAATTTAAATAAAAAAGGTCACAGCGTTGTAATGGTAGGAGACGGTATAAACGACGCATTAGCACTAAGTTATGCAAGAGTTTCGATATGTGTTGGAAATGGAGCTGATATAAGCTTGGAAAAAAGTGATATAGTTTTGCTTGGAAATGAAATACTAAATTTAAAAAATGCTTTTTTAATAGCAAAACACACATACAAAATAATCAAACAAAACCTTATTTTTTCACTAATATACAACTCTCTTACCATACCCCTTGCAATGTGTGGATATATAATACCGCTATTTGCGGCACTATCGATGTCTTTTAGCTCTATAATAGTTGTGTTAAATGCACTTCGTATAAAAAGTATAAAGGAGATAAAATGA
- a CDS encoding triose-phosphate isomerase codes for MIYAANFKCNHTRESFYKYANELNDIIINSKIDDEIMVFPTSSSFLKNENLHFTQGAQNFYPCENGAYTGEIGKEQLDEFGINTVLIGHSERRTILKENDSLLKDKFNFAMKNKFKIIYCIGESLEIYEDKKTEKFLEKQLSSIDLNYSNLIIAYEPIWAIGSGKIPSINDIKNILDFISTNTKAPLLYGGSVKKENIKSILDVKNCSGVLVGGASLKIQTFCELFV; via the coding sequence TTGATATATGCTGCAAATTTCAAATGCAATCATACAAGAGAAAGTTTTTATAAATATGCTAATGAGCTAAATGATATTATAATAAATTCAAAAATAGATGATGAAATAATGGTTTTTCCAACTTCATCGTCATTTTTAAAAAATGAAAATTTACATTTCACGCAAGGCGCACAAAATTTTTATCCTTGCGAAAATGGTGCTTATACAGGAGAAATAGGCAAAGAACAACTTGATGAATTTGGCATAAATACGGTTTTGATAGGACATTCAGAAAGACGCACAATACTAAAAGAAAATGATAGTTTATTAAAAGATAAATTTAATTTTGCTATGAAAAATAAATTTAAAATAATTTATTGCATAGGCGAAAGTTTAGAAATTTATGAAGATAAAAAAACCGAAAAATTTTTAGAAAAACAACTAAGTAGTATTGATTTAAACTATTCAAATTTAATCATAGCTTATGAACCAATTTGGGCGATAGGAAGCGGTAAAATACCGAGTATAAACGATATAAAAAATATACTTGATTTTATATCTACAAACACAAAAGCTCCTTTACTTTATGGCGGAAGCGTAAAAAAAGAAAATATAAAAAGTATTTTAGATGTAAAAAACTGCAGCGGTGTTTTAGTTGGTGGTGCGAGCTTAAAAATACAAACTTTTTGCGAGCTATTTGTATAA
- a CDS encoding phosphoglycerate kinase, which produces MEDLLSIKDLKLKKGSSVFIRCDFNTPMDEFFNITDDRRIRSALPTIKYCLDEGCKIVLASHLGRPKNGYEEKFSLEPVAKRLSTLMKKDIVFAKDIIGNDAKEKFENLKDGEILLLENLRFEKGETKNDENLAKELCKFGEFFINDAFGVCHRAHCSVEAITKFYDDEHKAAGFLLIKEITFAQNLIKRPARPFVAVVGGSKVSGKLQALTNLLPRIDKLIIGGGMAFTFLKAIGYNIGNSLLEEDLIEESLKILRKGKELGVKIYLPIDTIAAPICSQDTVMKYVTTQEIPSGWMGLDIGPASVVLFREALEDAQTIWWNGPMGVFEIDKFAKGSLRISHAIAESHATTIVGGGDTADVVERSGNADEITFISTGGGASLELIEGKELPGVKPLRKKDED; this is translated from the coding sequence ATGGAAGATTTGCTTTCTATAAAAGACTTAAAGTTAAAAAAAGGTAGCAGTGTTTTTATAAGATGTGATTTTAACACGCCAATGGATGAGTTTTTCAATATTACAGATGATAGACGAATTCGCTCAGCTCTGCCAACTATAAAATACTGCTTAGATGAAGGTTGTAAAATAGTTTTAGCAAGTCATTTAGGTCGCCCTAAAAATGGATATGAGGAAAAATTCTCACTAGAACCTGTTGCAAAAAGATTATCAACTCTTATGAAAAAAGATATCGTTTTTGCAAAAGACATAATAGGAAATGACGCAAAAGAAAAATTTGAAAATTTAAAAGATGGAGAAATTCTTCTTCTTGAAAATTTACGCTTTGAAAAAGGCGAAACAAAAAATGATGAAAATTTAGCAAAAGAGCTTTGTAAATTTGGAGAATTTTTTATAAATGACGCATTTGGAGTTTGCCATAGAGCCCATTGTAGTGTTGAGGCTATAACTAAATTTTATGATGATGAACACAAAGCCGCAGGATTTTTGCTGATAAAAGAGATAACTTTTGCACAAAATCTTATCAAAAGACCAGCTCGTCCATTTGTTGCTGTAGTTGGCGGAAGTAAAGTTAGCGGAAAACTACAAGCACTTACAAATCTACTTCCTCGAATTGATAAGCTTATAATTGGTGGTGGAATGGCTTTTACTTTTCTAAAGGCAATAGGTTATAATATAGGAAATTCTCTCTTAGAAGAGGATTTGATAGAAGAATCACTAAAAATATTAAGAAAAGGCAAAGAACTTGGCGTAAAAATTTATCTTCCAATCGACACCATAGCAGCACCAATTTGTTCTCAAGACACAGTTATGAAATATGTTACAACACAAGAAATTCCATCTGGTTGGATGGGGCTTGATATAGGACCTGCTAGTGTTGTACTTTTCAGAGAAGCCCTAGAAGATGCTCAAACCATATGGTGGAATGGACCAATGGGTGTGTTTGAGATAGATAAATTTGCTAAAGGAAGCTTAAGAATAAGTCATGCTATAGCAGAAAGTCATGCTACAACCATAGTTGGTGGCGGAGATACGGCTGATGTTGTAGAGCGTTCTGGAAATGCAGATGAAATAACATTTATCTCAACTGGCGGTGGAGCAAGTTTGGAGTTAATAGAAGGCAAAGAACTTCCTGGAGTAAAACCGCTTAGAAAAAAGGATGAAGATTGA
- the gap gene encoding type I glyceraldehyde-3-phosphate dehydrogenase: protein MSVKIAINGFGRIGRCAARIALNRDDVELVAINDTATSRDITRYLLQYDTVHREFNKLVEVIDDHTISVDGKKIQVYSTRDPKELDFKSYGVDAVLECTGAFLTQEKCQVYIDNGINLVVMSAPAKDNTPTFVMGVNEEKYGGEKIISNASCTTNCLAPIAKVIDEKFGIVKGLMTTTHAYTASQNLLDVKGKDYRKSRAGATNIIPTTTGAAKAISLVLPNLKGKMHGLALRVPVPNVSMVDLSVLLSKKVTADDVNAAFEEYAKGPMKGILLVDKDNKVSSDFTTCPYSSIVAKDLTQIIDGDMLKVMAWYDNEWGYSQRLIDLAIYAAKKGNK, encoded by the coding sequence ATGTCAGTAAAAATTGCTATAAATGGTTTTGGAAGAATTGGCAGATGTGCTGCAAGAATAGCTTTAAATAGAGATGATGTCGAACTTGTAGCCATAAATGATACAGCTACCTCTAGAGATATTACAAGATACTTACTACAATATGACACAGTCCATAGAGAATTTAATAAATTAGTAGAAGTTATAGATGATCACACAATATCAGTTGATGGCAAAAAAATACAAGTTTATTCAACACGCGATCCAAAAGAATTAGATTTTAAAAGCTATGGAGTAGACGCGGTTTTAGAATGTACTGGAGCTTTTTTAACACAAGAAAAATGCCAAGTTTATATAGATAATGGGATAAATTTAGTCGTTATGTCAGCACCTGCAAAAGATAATACTCCAACTTTTGTAATGGGAGTAAATGAAGAAAAATATGGCGGTGAAAAAATCATTTCAAACGCAAGTTGCACAACAAACTGCTTAGCACCTATTGCAAAAGTTATAGATGAGAAATTTGGAATAGTAAAAGGTTTGATGACGACAACTCACGCTTATACAGCAAGTCAAAATTTACTAGATGTAAAAGGGAAAGATTATAGAAAAAGCAGAGCTGGGGCAACAAATATCATCCCAACTACAACAGGTGCTGCAAAAGCAATCTCCTTAGTTTTACCAAATTTAAAAGGAAAAATGCATGGTCTTGCACTAAGAGTACCAGTTCCAAATGTTTCTATGGTTGATTTAAGCGTATTACTTTCTAAAAAAGTTACAGCAGATGATGTAAATGCAGCTTTTGAAGAGTATGCAAAAGGACCCATGAAAGGAATTTTGTTAGTTGATAAAGACAACAAAGTTTCAAGTGATTTTACAACTTGTCCGTATTCAAGCATAGTTGCAAAAGATTTAACACAAATTATAGATGGAGACATGCTAAAAGTGATGGCTTGGTATGATAATGAATGGGGATACTCACAAAGACTTATAGATTTGGCAATTTATGCTGCAAAAAAAGGAAATAAATAA